One region of Wyeomyia smithii strain HCP4-BCI-WySm-NY-G18 chromosome 3, ASM2978416v1, whole genome shotgun sequence genomic DNA includes:
- the LOC129729102 gene encoding uncharacterized protein LOC129729102 yields MPPQGGRTNHPVPGETSFPALGLLPKANDERFLVLERTDDGQTLEKISPFLIDKTIRNCCGDVTSIKRIREGKILIKAKNEKQARQLLKLKCIIAGINVVVKEHDTLNTCRAVITCRDLLEMKDEEILEEMKSEKVIKVERIMKKIDGVLTKPSSLILTISTALRPDKIKVGFLYVPTRPYYPRPMRCFQCLRYGHLGRDCKAEKTCVNCGDNFHGDDCTKKAKCVNCQKPHKATSPDCDMWRKETAIIHLRIDNNIPYRDARKLYEQNQTQLSYASTTALGADGCKCKCTCNKTPENFRTTEVVSVTPQPIQNIPEPTGITDIADEERTTTNTAKSQASMSEDNTPPPPKQKKTKTVMKTRTENNFKDNCSQKKYITTQRYRRKSGRPRKQPQKLTQDTTEPEEETSEIDMV; encoded by the coding sequence ATGCCGCCTCAGGGCGGTAGAACGAACCATCCCGTTCCTGGTGAGACAAGCTTCCCGGCATTGGGTTTATTGCCCAAGGCTAACGATGAACGTTTTCTCGTATTGGAACGCACGGATGACGGTCAAACACTGGAGAAAATTTCACCGTTTCTGATTGATAAAACCATCAGAAACTGTTGTGGAGACGTCACCAGTATAAAACGAATTCGAGAGGGTAAAATCCTAATTAAAGCGAAAAATGAGAAGCAAGCACGGCAGTTACTGAAACTAAAATGCATTATCGCTGGAATAAACGTAGTAGTGAAAGAACATGATACGCTAAATACATGTCGCGCAGTAATTACGTGCCGAGACCTTTTAGAAATGAAGGACGAAGAAATCTTAGAGGAAATGAAGAGCGAGAAAGTTATCAAAGTTGAACGcatcatgaaaaaaatcgacGGTGTCCTTACCAAACCTTCATCCTTAATTCTAACTATCTCAACCGCCTTGCGTCCAGATAAAATAAAGGTTGGCTTTTTATATGTGCCGACTCGACCATATTATCCAAGACCTATGCGCTGCTTCCAATGCCTTCGATACGGACATCTTGGACGAGATTGTAAAGCAGAAAAAACATGTGTGAATTGTGGAGACAACTTTCACGGTGACGATTGCACCAAAAAAGCGAAATGCGTTAATTGTCAAAAGCCTCATAAAGCAACAAGTCCTGACTGTGATATGTGGAGAAAAGAAACTGCAATTATTCATTTGCGAATTGATAATAACATACCCTACCGAGATGCTAGAAAGTTGTATGAACAAAACCAAACGCAATTAAGTTACGCCTCTACAACAGCGCTAGGTGCTGATGGATGCAAATGCAAATGCACATGCAATAAAACCCCAGAGAATTTTAGAACAACCGAAGTTGTGTCGGTCACACCGCAACCCATCCAGAACATCCCAGAGCCAACTGGAATTACGGATATCGCTGACGAAGAGAGAACTACCACGAATACCGCCAAATCACAAGCCAGCATGAGTGAAGATAACACCCCACCACCaccgaaacagaaaaaaaccaaaacagTTATGAAAACTAGAACGGAGAATAATTTTAAAGACAACTGCAGCCAAAAGAAGTACATAACGACCCAGCGATACAGGAGAAAATCCGGTAGACCTAGGAAACAACCGCAAAAACTTACACAGGATACCACTGAGCCAGAAGAAGAAACTAGCGAGATTGACATGGTCtaa